In Vigna angularis cultivar LongXiaoDou No.4 chromosome 8, ASM1680809v1, whole genome shotgun sequence, one DNA window encodes the following:
- the LOC108344535 gene encoding uncharacterized protein LOC108344535 — translation MAYSNYESSKKGSGKKLKVHFDLPEDDDYPNHKRSGSLGSARSSSSDSDDGMDNADSKYCGMYGSPVWSFQGGSVTQSPPLQLMNSPGYDPNRIPSSIFNKPASPMEWSVASNESLFSIHIGNNSFSKDHAFALSNRSGDFPRTTDIAALPSVEEVNSKDKNVDMERHSLSSDSPSETSDSVTKQDHEKKTSENAGSVVDTNKTETSEVSTHETVLDKTPDDHSKEVKMPNGEPKKVFRSMGSDLSTRSFQFPILTAEGGRNSSSTVDSSEKQEKGENQEQQPENDLQKNPSSKSEKAPKQSGKTWCFCFTCSPCF, via the exons ATGGCTTATTCGAATTATGAAAGCAGCAAGAAAGGAAGTGGTAAGAAACTAAAAGTGCATTTTGATCTACCTGAGGATGATGATTATCCCAATCACAAGCGTTCTGGTTCTTTAGGATCTGCTAGATCTTCTTCATCAGATTCTGATGATGGCATGGACAATGCTGATTCTAAGTATTGTGGCATGTATGGCTCTCCTGTGTGGAGTTTCCAAGGAGGGTCAGTGACCCAATCTCCTCCACTTCAGCTCATGAATTCTCCTGGGTATGACCCTAACAGAATCCCATCTTCTATATTTAACAAACCTGCAAGTCCTATGGAATGGAGTGTCGCCTCAAATGAATCACTGTTCAGCATACACATAGGAAACAACAGTTTCTCAAAGGATCATGCTTTTGCATTGAGCAACAGATCTGGGGATTTTCCTAGGACTACTGATATAGCAGCACTGCCATCTGTTGAAGAGGTAaattctaaagacaaaaatgtGGACATGGAAAGACACTCTTTGTCATCAGATTCGCCCAGTGAAACTTCAGACTCAGTTACAAAACAAGATCATGAGAAAAAAACAAGTGAAAATGCAGGTTCAGTTGTTGACACCAACAAGACAGAAACATCAGAAGTTTCCACACATGAGACAGTGTTGGACAAAACTCCAGATGATCATAGTAAAGAAGTAAAGATGCCTAATGGGGAACCTAAAAAAGTTTTCCGTTCCATGGGAAGCGATTTAAGCACACGTTCATTTCAATTTCCTAT ATTGACGGCTGAAGGAGGAAGAAATAGTTCATCAACAGTAGATTCATCAGAAAAGCAAGAGAAAGGTGAAAACCAGGAGCAGCAGCCAGAGAATGATCTGCAGAAAAATCCTAGTTCTAAATCAGAAAAGGCACCAAAACAAAGTGGCAAAACTTGGTGTTTCTGCTTCACCTGTTCACCATGTTTTTGA